In Halorhabdus tiamatea SARL4B, a genomic segment contains:
- a CDS encoding NAD-dependent epimerase/dehydratase family protein yields the protein MDQALVIGGTRFIGRHTVEEFLDHDYDVAIFNRGNHENPFDATDRVEHVQGDRTDDAALEAARDAVDPDVVIDCVAYHPRDVRAATDIFADVDAYVYVSSGASYGKEEVPKRESETPLEPWPGDDSDESAQTYGKRKAEGDRAVFAAAEDGVNAMAVRPTVVYGPHDYTERFDYWLARIDTYDRIVVPGDGLSLWQFAYVEDVASALRIVAERGEAGEAYNVGDRHAPTLGQWVELIADAMDRPVHAVGASANELAAAVLAPEDFPLYRDQPHLLSTAKLHDLGWDSTPQEEALQATVEEHRASDRTGADEGPDRERTDVLLDAV from the coding sequence ATGGACCAGGCACTCGTCATCGGCGGGACGCGATTTATCGGCCGCCACACTGTCGAGGAATTCCTCGACCACGACTACGACGTGGCGATATTCAACCGCGGGAACCACGAGAATCCGTTCGACGCGACCGACCGCGTCGAACACGTTCAGGGCGACCGGACGGACGACGCCGCGCTCGAAGCAGCACGCGATGCAGTCGATCCCGACGTCGTGATCGATTGCGTGGCGTATCATCCACGAGATGTCCGGGCCGCGACCGACATTTTCGCCGACGTTGATGCCTACGTCTACGTCTCCAGCGGCGCGTCTTACGGCAAAGAGGAGGTTCCGAAGCGAGAAAGCGAGACACCGTTAGAGCCCTGGCCGGGTGATGACAGCGACGAGTCAGCCCAGACCTACGGCAAGCGCAAGGCCGAGGGCGACAGAGCAGTGTTTGCCGCAGCCGAGGACGGTGTCAACGCAATGGCCGTCCGGCCAACGGTAGTCTACGGGCCACACGACTACACCGAACGCTTCGATTACTGGCTCGCCCGGATCGATACCTACGACCGGATCGTCGTCCCGGGCGACGGCCTCAGCCTCTGGCAGTTCGCCTACGTCGAGGACGTCGCGAGCGCGTTGCGGATCGTCGCCGAGCGTGGTGAGGCCGGGGAGGCCTACAACGTCGGCGACCGTCACGCACCGACGCTCGGACAGTGGGTCGAACTGATCGCCGACGCGATGGATCGGCCAGTCCATGCGGTCGGGGCGAGCGCGAACGAGCTCGCCGCGGCGGTCCTCGCGCCCGAGGACTTCCCACTGTATCGCGACCAGCCGCATCTCCTCTCGACGGCAAAACTCCACGATCTCGGGTGGGATTCGACGCCACAGGAGGAAGCCCTGCAAGCCACTGTCGAGGAACATCGGGCGAGCGACCGCACCGGCGCGGACGAGGGGCCGGATCGCGAGCGGACCGACGTCCTGCTGGACGCAGTGTGA
- a CDS encoding PPC domain-containing DNA-binding protein, whose protein sequence is MRTFEGDNGEVVLQLEPGEKALESIEAAIEEHDIDTGYVASGIGSLTQLHVHYVSGYDSFPDFPEEDEEIDEYIKEEAAWEVGSLQGAIADGEPHLHITAFDAERDKMLAGHLEPDSIVHALMEIVVQPIEGLELARRPEQMDIPMLQER, encoded by the coding sequence ATGCGCACCTTCGAAGGCGACAACGGCGAAGTGGTCCTACAGCTCGAACCGGGCGAGAAGGCCCTGGAGTCGATCGAAGCGGCGATCGAGGAGCACGACATCGACACCGGCTACGTCGCCTCCGGGATCGGGTCGCTGACGCAGTTGCACGTCCACTACGTCTCGGGGTACGACTCCTTCCCGGACTTCCCCGAAGAGGACGAGGAAATAGACGAGTACATCAAAGAGGAGGCGGCCTGGGAGGTCGGCTCGCTCCAGGGTGCGATCGCCGACGGCGAACCGCACCTCCACATCACGGCCTTCGACGCCGAGCGCGACAAAATGCTGGCGGGCCACCTCGAACCCGACTCGATCGTCCACGCGCTGATGGAGATCGTCGTCCAGCCGATCGAGGGGCTCGAGCTCGCTCGGCGGCCCGAGCAGATGGATATTCCGATGCTCCAGGAACGATAG
- a CDS encoding RraA family protein: protein MGDDNPQQVMTDAEREEILELYDGLRVADVTDGLDYHGFHNQNRVSNDIGPLYRDVEEFSHQITGFAYTARYLPTNERRDLPHYEELDFETSHHEWAGEWWTNKSPDPDTDAMREGDILVAEAHDMEVGIFGSFNLLTFVNEGVRGLVTDGGPRDTDEVIKEGIPVYSKAVNKTIPPGRAELAEEGVPVNISGCQIRPGDVVVADGDGVVTVPIEHARTVAETAWEVLENDQDNRREYYDKVGLEHDFTLE from the coding sequence ATGGGAGACGACAACCCCCAGCAGGTGATGACCGACGCCGAGCGCGAAGAGATCCTCGAGTTGTACGACGGCCTCCGCGTCGCCGACGTCACCGACGGCCTGGACTACCACGGCTTTCACAATCAGAACCGCGTCTCGAACGACATCGGCCCGCTGTATCGCGACGTCGAGGAGTTCTCCCACCAGATCACCGGGTTCGCCTACACAGCCCGGTATCTCCCGACCAACGAACGCCGCGACCTGCCCCACTACGAGGAACTCGACTTCGAGACGTCTCACCACGAGTGGGCTGGCGAGTGGTGGACCAACAAATCCCCCGACCCCGACACCGACGCGATGCGCGAGGGGGACATCCTCGTCGCCGAGGCCCACGACATGGAAGTCGGCATCTTCGGGTCGTTCAACCTCCTGACGTTCGTCAACGAGGGCGTCCGCGGGCTCGTGACCGACGGCGGTCCCCGGGACACTGACGAGGTGATCAAGGAGGGCATTCCCGTTTACAGCAAGGCAGTCAACAAGACCATCCCGCCGGGACGGGCCGAACTCGCCGAGGAGGGCGTCCCGGTCAACATCAGCGGGTGTCAGATCCGGCCGGGCGACGTCGTGGTCGCCGACGGAGACGGTGTCGTCACGGTCCCGATCGAACACGCCCGCACGGTCGCCGAGACGGCCTGGGAGGTTCTCGAAAACGACCAGGACAACCGCCGTGAATACTACGACAAGGTCGGCCTCGAACACGACTTCACGCTCGAGTGA